A DNA window from bacterium contains the following coding sequences:
- a CDS encoding C25 family cysteine peptidase → MKKGSIVLLACLFILMGSALARPWTVDDDIILGIPAENSIQVQTEVLGKGHLRLHFSNPKVSLETIDAEKREWAFINIDGETRRWEEGKPLVPVVSRAIRLPDRGNVELKILSSTFREYTNIDVFPQQLIPELDVSRTGENYLERAFTIDQAAYSNDDWYPGELATLSEPALLRDARTALLGLQPVQVNPVTRTVRVYESIEIETIPIGGVGPNELEVVAGPVPSFEAFYSQIIGAQDLETDAGNSPPGQILIISRNDATVQTIIQPFINWKIASGRPVRSMLWPSNASPTSGVIRDSILSVYNNSANTSTPLEFVIFVGDDGTSGAYSFPAFISGYGCSDHGYSRLVGTDELGEIAIGRFSVDNQTHLATNINRCLNYERTPLMTDTTWFTRGWGYAGTSHNLFSNKSAVRYCLSMMQSRGVTNTSYDEHSSSVSSATISTRLNPGATHWAHRVGYVGEMSTGDVAGVNQNVNKCFVAFNITCSSGNWENAGAGGIHEALIRLGSPSAPAGAVSAVATSTSGTHVTWNNIIATGIYYGYGVLGMHQPGPMLWQGKFQLWRNCNGFQNSQVTSFSQWNNLMGDPTIYMWSGVPRQLNATIPQQISLGQNRLEFTVRRGTQPVADVLVTAWKKNAGGQTETYTRVWTDSTGRVVVPLTNRTTGQMTLTITGEHSEDWYPIVDTIAVNQAPADIGYVRTLIDDDNAGGTNGDGNGLLTPGETADLSVMLANRGSTTAVSGISATLFSDDPRVVITNPTQTWNTLAAGDSANANGSFRMQLLAGLSHGESILLRLQVTASDTNLNRNLGLAYTLSSIDVSHISSAYYNEAGQTTTFTPGGTVRLSVTSRNIGAIAANQVNTSLFSRSPYIAINTSEALLTSLPIGTNVTTPTTERYRISANVLTIPGTIAQMGLAFGNGALRDTVYFNITIGTRTSIDPTGPDGYGYLAYDDRDVSYEMCPTYSWIDINHGLGTRLNINDGGETQDASVALPLPFRVQYFGNTFTDSMTVCSNGWLAFGVERDRNNPTVQPNRIIYDNFRNWHLPANEGPRNMVAPFWDDLKTFAAPGGVYYWYDNVNHLFVVTWNVQLNSSSGQANEFQAIIYDEEFWPTFTNDAMIKFQYKTFNNVAYDSQEIDYCTIGIADNDYRNAVEYTYFNAYTPGSASFTNGTNINRAILFTTAQNFITGTLTGNVRRADNNQPVENATVFVLNGGYSGTTNAQGNYTINEVLIGEYNVRATAEGFNPEVMQATITEDDTTTLNFVLTSPGFSYSPDSIRTTLDPNGQDTTYQITLRNTGNGLLTWNSELLYGGLSADRAPESESPRGPVNSGNAIDETDNPWDQVFTFNASSLTGDMNLNGVEYDGQNFWVTGGNTWLNPNKLYKFNRDGVLLTSFNQPDTLSIYGWRDLAWDGVYLYSSSDRNINQIDTLGHIVRSYPTSVNPARAIAIDTANGLIYYCDRMSPIYVIQMSDGQQVRQFANSGNIYGLAWYPSDVDGMFLYSLQRDASDNGASVVKLDPISGASQLVATIGNVGEKAAGVAMTPRWNPMLWTMACILTTDAGVDRVALFEVAFNTVWIQYSPESGEIAPGDSTSITVNLSSRSMPRGSYRVGIRVNTNANLASVTIPVTMVVDTINAIGEPQHNVALPSTVTLDQNYPNPFNPSTTFSFALPRTERVNFTVYDALGREVARLLAGETVPAGRYSLHFNANELSAGIYFYRIEAGSFTATRKMILMK, encoded by the coding sequence ATGAAAAAAGGAAGCATAGTACTGCTTGCATGTTTATTCATCCTGATGGGATCGGCTCTTGCCCGCCCGTGGACGGTTGACGACGATATCATCCTTGGTATTCCGGCAGAGAATTCAATTCAGGTACAAACGGAAGTGCTTGGGAAAGGGCACCTTCGTCTCCATTTTTCCAATCCTAAAGTTTCGTTAGAAACCATCGACGCCGAAAAACGGGAATGGGCGTTTATCAATATCGATGGCGAAACCCGACGATGGGAAGAGGGCAAACCGCTGGTTCCGGTTGTCTCACGCGCCATCCGGTTACCCGACCGAGGCAATGTCGAATTGAAAATTCTCTCCTCGACATTCCGCGAATACACAAACATTGATGTATTCCCCCAACAACTGATACCAGAATTGGATGTTTCCCGTACTGGTGAAAACTATTTGGAGCGCGCTTTTACAATCGACCAGGCAGCATACTCAAATGACGATTGGTACCCCGGCGAGCTTGCAACTTTGAGTGAACCGGCATTGTTGCGCGACGCACGAACAGCGTTGTTAGGATTACAGCCGGTTCAAGTGAATCCGGTTACTCGAACGGTTCGAGTATACGAGTCGATTGAAATCGAAACGATCCCGATTGGTGGTGTCGGTCCTAATGAATTGGAAGTTGTTGCAGGTCCCGTACCCAGTTTTGAAGCGTTTTACTCTCAGATTATTGGAGCGCAAGATTTAGAGACGGATGCAGGTAATTCACCTCCCGGTCAGATATTAATCATTTCCCGAAATGATGCAACCGTTCAAACAATCATTCAACCTTTCATCAATTGGAAGATTGCTTCCGGCCGACCGGTAAGAAGTATGTTGTGGCCATCAAATGCTTCACCGACCAGCGGTGTAATCCGTGATTCCATCCTCAGTGTTTACAACAATTCGGCAAATACATCAACTCCGTTAGAGTTTGTAATCTTTGTTGGTGACGACGGTACCTCTGGTGCGTATTCTTTTCCAGCATTTATCAGCGGATACGGGTGTAGTGACCATGGTTACTCGAGATTAGTCGGAACCGATGAATTGGGTGAAATTGCTATCGGTAGATTTTCGGTTGATAACCAGACTCACCTTGCAACCAATATCAATCGATGCTTGAACTATGAGCGCACTCCGCTAATGACCGATACCACTTGGTTTACCCGAGGTTGGGGCTATGCAGGAACTTCACACAATCTTTTCTCAAATAAATCGGCTGTCCGCTACTGTTTGAGCATGATGCAATCGCGAGGTGTAACGAACACATCCTACGATGAGCATTCATCATCGGTGAGTTCTGCAACGATTAGCACCCGGTTGAATCCCGGCGCTACACATTGGGCCCACCGGGTTGGGTATGTCGGTGAAATGAGTACTGGCGACGTCGCCGGAGTAAATCAAAATGTCAACAAGTGTTTTGTTGCATTTAACATTACATGTTCTTCCGGCAACTGGGAGAACGCAGGTGCTGGTGGAATTCATGAGGCGTTAATCCGTTTGGGTAGTCCGTCTGCACCGGCAGGAGCAGTATCAGCTGTTGCAACTTCCACCTCTGGTACCCACGTAACTTGGAACAACATCATTGCTACCGGGATCTATTACGGTTATGGTGTACTTGGTATGCACCAACCGGGACCAATGCTCTGGCAGGGAAAATTCCAGTTATGGCGAAACTGCAATGGATTCCAGAATTCACAGGTTACTAGTTTTTCACAGTGGAACAATTTAATGGGTGACCCGACGATTTACATGTGGTCAGGAGTCCCCCGTCAATTAAATGCAACGATACCCCAACAGATTTCATTGGGTCAAAATCGCCTCGAATTTACTGTTCGCCGCGGTACTCAACCGGTTGCTGATGTTCTGGTAACCGCATGGAAAAAGAATGCTGGCGGACAGACAGAAACCTACACACGGGTTTGGACGGATAGTACCGGTCGGGTAGTCGTGCCTTTGACAAACCGTACTACTGGTCAAATGACTCTTACTATAACCGGAGAGCATAGTGAAGACTGGTACCCAATAGTGGATACCATTGCAGTCAATCAAGCTCCCGCTGACATCGGTTATGTTCGCACTCTAATCGACGATGACAATGCTGGTGGAACCAATGGTGATGGTAATGGTCTACTGACACCGGGTGAAACCGCTGACTTGAGTGTGATGCTTGCCAATCGTGGCAGCACTACTGCGGTGAGTGGAATCTCCGCAACATTGTTCTCAGACGACCCCCGGGTTGTGATAACCAATCCGACTCAGACGTGGAATACCTTGGCGGCCGGTGATAGTGCCAATGCGAACGGCTCGTTCCGGATGCAATTGTTAGCAGGATTATCACACGGTGAATCGATTCTGTTGCGGTTACAGGTTACTGCAAGTGATACCAACTTGAATCGCAACTTAGGGCTCGCGTATACTTTATCGTCAATCGATGTTTCTCATATCTCCTCAGCGTATTACAACGAAGCGGGTCAAACAACTACTTTCACTCCGGGTGGGACTGTTCGTTTGAGTGTCACATCGCGGAATATCGGCGCAATCGCTGCCAATCAAGTGAACACCTCGCTATTCTCGCGCTCGCCGTACATAGCAATCAACACCTCGGAAGCGTTGTTGACATCGTTACCCATCGGTACTAATGTCACAACCCCGACGACGGAGCGATACCGGATTTCTGCAAATGTTTTGACGATTCCCGGTACGATCGCTCAAATGGGTTTAGCGTTTGGTAACGGTGCCTTGCGCGACACGGTCTACTTCAATATCACAATTGGTACTCGAACTTCAATCGATCCTACCGGACCCGATGGCTACGGTTATCTTGCATATGATGATCGAGATGTATCGTATGAGATGTGTCCGACCTATAGCTGGATCGATATCAATCATGGGCTTGGTACCCGGTTGAATATCAATGACGGCGGCGAAACCCAGGATGCGAGTGTCGCGTTGCCCCTGCCTTTCCGTGTGCAGTATTTCGGGAATACTTTTACCGATAGTATGACCGTTTGTTCGAATGGTTGGTTAGCATTTGGTGTCGAACGAGACCGGAATAATCCAACGGTACAACCGAATCGCATCATTTACGATAATTTCCGGAATTGGCACTTACCAGCCAATGAAGGTCCCCGTAATATGGTCGCTCCATTTTGGGACGATTTGAAGACATTTGCCGCTCCAGGTGGTGTGTATTACTGGTATGACAATGTCAATCACTTGTTTGTCGTCACTTGGAATGTCCAGCTAAATTCGTCGAGCGGTCAAGCAAATGAGTTTCAGGCGATTATTTACGATGAAGAATTCTGGCCGACGTTTACCAACGATGCGATGATCAAATTCCAGTACAAGACGTTTAATAACGTCGCTTATGATTCTCAGGAAATTGATTATTGTACGATTGGTATCGCTGACAACGATTACCGCAATGCCGTTGAGTACACATACTTCAACGCATATACTCCGGGCAGCGCTTCGTTCACGAATGGGACGAACATCAACCGGGCAATTCTCTTCACCACTGCTCAAAACTTCATTACAGGAACTTTAACGGGTAACGTTCGTCGCGCCGATAACAACCAGCCAGTAGAAAATGCCACCGTGTTTGTTTTGAATGGTGGTTACAGTGGAACGACTAATGCCCAAGGCAATTACACTATTAATGAGGTGTTGATTGGCGAGTACAATGTCCGCGCAACTGCCGAAGGATTCAACCCGGAAGTAATGCAAGCCACAATTACGGAAGACGACACTACGACGTTGAATTTCGTGTTGACTTCTCCCGGATTTTCCTATTCGCCGGATTCGATTCGGACGACCCTTGACCCGAACGGTCAGGACACCACATATCAAATCACATTGCGCAACACCGGAAATGGTTTGTTAACGTGGAATTCCGAACTGCTTTACGGTGGATTGTCGGCAGATCGCGCCCCGGAAAGCGAATCGCCACGAGGTCCAGTGAATAGCGGTAATGCCATCGACGAAACCGACAATCCTTGGGATCAAGTCTTCACTTTTAATGCTTCGTCATTGACAGGCGATATGAACTTGAACGGGGTTGAGTATGATGGGCAAAACTTCTGGGTAACCGGTGGCAACACTTGGTTAAACCCAAATAAACTCTACAAGTTTAACCGTGACGGCGTCTTGTTAACGAGTTTTAATCAACCGGATACGCTATCGATTTACGGATGGCGTGACCTCGCATGGGACGGCGTTTATTTATACAGTTCTTCCGATCGAAACATTAATCAGATCGATACCTTGGGTCACATCGTCCGGAGCTATCCGACCAGTGTTAACCCGGCGCGGGCAATTGCTATCGACACCGCGAATGGTTTGATTTATTACTGTGACCGTATGAGTCCAATTTATGTGATTCAGATGAGCGATGGTCAACAAGTCAGGCAGTTCGCAAATTCCGGTAATATTTACGGTTTAGCTTGGTATCCGTCGGATGTCGACGGGATGTTCTTGTACTCGCTACAACGCGACGCGAGTGACAACGGAGCGAGCGTTGTTAAACTCGATCCAATTTCGGGGGCATCTCAGTTAGTAGCGACAATCGGCAATGTTGGTGAAAAGGCCGCTGGAGTTGCAATGACGCCGCGCTGGAATCCAATGCTATGGACAATGGCTTGTATTCTAACAACCGATGCTGGCGTTGATCGCGTTGCTCTATTTGAAGTAGCTTTCAACACCGTTTGGATTCAGTACTCACCGGAAAGTGGTGAGATTGCACCAGGTGACAGCACATCTATTACAGTGAACCTATCAAGCCGGTCGATGCCACGTGGTTCATACCGGGTTGGAATACGTGTAAATACGAATGCGAACCTTGCTTCCGTTACGATTCCTGTTACGATGGTAGTCGATACGATAAATGCTATCGGCGAACCACAGCATAATGTCGCGTTACCATCGACAGTGACACTGGATCAGAATTATCCAAACCCATTCAATCCATCGACAACTTTCTCGTTTGCGTTACCACGTACTGAAAGAGTAAACTTCACAGTTTACGATGCATTGGGTCGGGAAGTAGCGAGACTTCTTGCTGGGGAAACTGTCCCAGCAGGGCGATACTCGTTGCACTTTAACGCGAATGAGTTATCGGCGGGAATCTACTTCTATCGCATCGAAGCTGGATCGTTTACTGCGACCCGCAAGATGATTCTTATGAAGTAG
- a CDS encoding amidohydrolase → MNLNHILITNVRVYRKNVPLFHRPRAVEIKHGRFVRFFDEPYPNIDAEVIDGEGSFLYPGFFDSHTHFVWGGSALGPLNFSGVTSLAEMRERLLSVREGMESKRGRGWMIGLGLDQNALHPTREQLDEWCGSFPVIIETKDLHSAIVNRAALELASLWNPVTDPEGGKVERDGYGIPNGWLREFAVHNVKRYIPPATPADYREWFEAATELAHANGIIGVGENADCELAKLYWQWAEAGALPIRIDLWLNEGWPNEDTLEFPKYSSDRLRIATQKLFLDGSLGSHTAWFREPYTSRPDTCGMPLHSNDEVYDALRNCLERNWGASVHTIGDASCEQLLFTAEKLQVEGFDTSRIAIEHLQVMTPDTPQRVKKLGMIASMQPIHLAGDREWMEARIGKERCENAFAFHTLSEEDVRLRFGSDWPVEDLNPIAGLRTAILRTGYSNCLGNSWYAKECIPFETALAAFSSDPHHLAGWSYAGKTTEEAPADFILLDQDLSTTHPADWDTNSVKSTWVGGAEVFHR, encoded by the coding sequence ATGAATTTGAACCACATTCTAATTACAAATGTTCGCGTCTATCGAAAAAATGTTCCGTTGTTTCATCGACCGCGCGCAGTAGAAATCAAGCATGGCAGATTCGTACGGTTTTTTGATGAACCTTATCCGAATATCGATGCAGAAGTGATCGATGGTGAAGGCAGCTTTCTCTATCCCGGATTCTTCGATAGCCATACCCATTTTGTCTGGGGCGGTTCGGCATTAGGACCCTTGAATTTCAGTGGGGTTACTTCGTTAGCGGAAATGCGCGAACGGTTACTATCTGTTCGCGAGGGAATGGAATCGAAGCGAGGTCGTGGTTGGATGATTGGATTAGGGCTCGATCAAAATGCACTGCATCCGACGCGTGAACAACTTGACGAATGGTGTGGCAGTTTCCCGGTCATCATTGAAACGAAAGACCTCCATTCGGCTATTGTTAACCGAGCGGCATTGGAATTGGCATCCCTATGGAATCCGGTTACCGACCCGGAAGGCGGTAAAGTCGAGCGCGATGGATACGGTATTCCCAACGGTTGGCTTCGTGAATTCGCCGTGCATAACGTGAAACGATATATTCCGCCTGCGACTCCGGCAGACTATCGTGAGTGGTTTGAGGCGGCGACGGAACTGGCTCATGCGAATGGGATTATCGGAGTCGGAGAAAATGCGGATTGTGAGTTAGCGAAACTCTATTGGCAATGGGCGGAAGCGGGTGCCTTGCCGATTCGGATTGATTTGTGGCTAAACGAAGGATGGCCGAACGAAGACACCTTAGAATTTCCGAAGTACTCTTCGGATCGGCTGCGCATTGCGACCCAAAAATTGTTTCTCGATGGATCACTCGGCAGCCATACTGCCTGGTTTCGCGAACCCTATACTTCTCGTCCCGATACTTGCGGCATGCCGCTGCACAGCAACGATGAAGTGTACGATGCCTTACGGAATTGTCTCGAACGAAACTGGGGAGCATCGGTTCATACAATTGGCGACGCATCGTGCGAACAATTGTTGTTTACCGCCGAGAAACTGCAAGTGGAAGGATTCGACACATCCCGGATTGCCATCGAACATTTGCAGGTAATGACGCCAGATACCCCGCAAAGAGTGAAAAAACTCGGGATGATTGCTTCGATGCAACCGATTCATTTAGCCGGTGACCGGGAATGGATGGAAGCACGAATTGGAAAAGAACGGTGTGAAAATGCTTTTGCATTTCACACACTCTCAGAGGAGGATGTTCGACTGAGATTTGGAAGTGACTGGCCGGTTGAAGACCTGAATCCAATTGCAGGACTACGAACAGCAATACTTCGTACCGGGTACTCGAATTGTTTGGGAAATAGTTGGTATGCAAAAGAGTGTATTCCTTTTGAAACAGCGCTTGCAGCTTTTTCCAGTGATCCTCATCACTTGGCGGGATGGTCGTATGCCGGAAAAACAACGGAAGAGGCCCCAGCAGACTTCATTTTGTTAGACCAAGACCTTTCGACCACTCATCCAGCAGATTGGGATACCAATTCAGTAAAATCGACTTGGGTTGGTGGTGCGGAAGTTTTTCACCGCTAA